From a single Stomoxys calcitrans chromosome 4, idStoCalc2.1, whole genome shotgun sequence genomic region:
- the LOC131997316 gene encoding uncharacterized protein LOC131997316 → MVKAKKYNVDNRAGKKRIVCRVCLKDHPLRFCRKFLDMDYAERMKIISIYQHCAGCLAHDHTWRTCESTGKCRKCGDMHHTLLHKPGPRSSTVMAYHDGARQGPQPSSKTPSKKGPRPSQSSHQHDGPSSSRRATNRGPSSSRGNRHKRPSSSQHAPKDKPSKEVVPFDERRRKPYKGKNEMSTEVIPAYCLRETILLKATAVIKIVCGDRYIHERAVIDPSIESSIVAESLVSRMGQRVVRVGNKTRCLLQIRGNHGMSATVETYAEVRRNHTVVTPKKSIDVRIVDEFPGLQLADEHFYTSAPVSITLGGDLYPKIMRNGVFGGALGKPLAQFTIFGYVISGSYTP, encoded by the coding sequence ATggttaaagcaaaaaaatacaATGTCGACAATCGGGCCGGCAAAAAACGCATAGTTTGCCGTGTTTGCCTTAAGGACCACCCTCTGCGATTCTGTCGTAAGTTTTTGGATATGGATTATGCGGAACGAATGAAAATTATTTCGATATATCAGCATTGCGCTGGATGCCTAGCACATGATCATACATGGCGCACATGTGAAAGTACTGGCAAGTGTCGCAAATGTGGCGATATGCATCACACGCTTCTACACAAACCTGGACCTCGTTCGTCCACTGTGATGGCGTATCATGATGGTGCTAGGCAAGGACCACAACCTTCGTCCAAGACCCCGTCGAAGAAGGGACCTCGTCCGTCCCAATCTTCACATCAGCATGATGGACCTAGTTCGTCCAGACGTGCAACCAATAGGGGACCTAGTTCGTCCCGCGGTAATCGGCACAAGAGACCTAGTTCGTCTCAACATGCCCCCAAGGACAAACCTTCGAAGGAGGTAGTACCTTTCGATGAACGGAGGCGTAAGCCGTACAAAGGTAAAAATGAGATGTCAACAGAGGTAATTCCGGCATACTGCCTACGAGAGACCATACTGCTGAAAGCGACCGCTGTAATAAAGATAGTTTGTGGGGATCGCTACATACATGAACGGGCCGTAATTGACCCAAGCATTGAGAGTTCTATTGTAGCTGAGTCTTTGGTAAGTCGAATGGGTCAAAGGGTGGTCCGAGTCGGAAACAAGACAAGATGTCTTCTTCAAATTCGAGGCAATCACGGGATGTCGGCAACAGTCGAAACATATGCTGAAGTGCGTCGTAATCACACAGTTGTGACTCCAAAGAAGTCCATTGATGTACGAATTGTTGATGAGTTTCCTGGTTTGCAATTGGCAGACGAGCATTTTTATACCTCAGCACCTGTGAGTATCACGTTGGGAGGAGATTTGTACCCAAAAATAATGCGGAATGGGGTCTTTGGTGGTGCACTGGGAAAACCTCTGGCACAATTCACAATTTTTGGATATGTGATATCAGGTTCTTACACTCCCTAG
- the LOC106095977 gene encoding uncharacterized protein LOC106095977, whose protein sequence is MKFFKLLLLFAFVAVVVSQEEETPPEEETPPEEETPPEEETPPEEETPPEEETPPEEETPPEEETPPEEETPPEEETPPEEETPPEEETPPEEETPPEEETPPEEETPPEEETPPKKKLRQRKRLPLGVGDPNSLPEEAFLRLSVEET, encoded by the coding sequence atgaaGTTTTTTAAGTTATTGCTGCTGTTCGCCTTTGTGGCAGTGGTGGTGagtcaggaagaagaaactcCACCAGAGGAAGAAACACCACCAGAGGAAGAAACTCCACCAGAGGAAGAAACTCCACCAGAGGAGGAAACTCCACCAGAGGAGGAAACTCCACCAGAGGAGGAAACTCCTCCGGAGGAAGAAACTCCTCCAGAGGAAGAAACTCCACCAGAGGAAGAAACTCCTCCAGAGGAAGAAACTCCACCTGAAGAAGAAACCCCACCCGAAGAAGAAACCCCACCAGAGGAGGAAACTCCCCCTGAAGAAGAAACCCCTCCTGAGGAGGAAACACCCCCGAAGAAGAAACTCCGCCAGAGGAAGAGACTCCCGCTGGGGGTGGGGGATCCAAACAGCCTCCCAGAAGAGGCATTTCTGAGGCTCAGCGTAGAAGAAACCTGA
- the LOC131997016 gene encoding uncharacterized protein LOC131997016, translating to MAESKFFIKFRKLVAVFLDFENEYNATNNDDHTMFTVELRKAELNRLWNRINTAYESFSVECDGSENEEEASRLYRQCREAYISCAAQMGELSQSFANHSTLSSTMASPHQVQRREPLENRFLDHRLRLPPCTTEVFHGDYLSWPSFRDMFTAVYIDCKSITPVEKLFYLRQSTQGEALEIVKKSPLTNDGFENAWSNLKSRYENKRILVNSQLKILFNLGSVKSESAGEINRLQRDINNCITALKLHEIDIHSWDPIFVFLCSTKLPTNTLSLWEQTVRNKTEISKWSDLDDFLTARFQSLETVYDLTHSHEVKPTDTKDSHEASRSSSKVKSYQTNMDKRLCFVCSQDHVVKSCPRFLEMNQEQRFITVKRNNLCLNCFSSNHKLNQCTSKFSCSKCKLRHHTLLHKESRQLDTEDMVNLEAQPGTSRFAAQNAASDESRVQNCFVSTRKQVLLGTAIVHIEVNGTVFSARALIDSGSQATFISEKLQRRLNLPVRKVNARVSGLNNALAGSAEKQCEFSLKSPHNVGFEVQVSSLVLPRLTGRLPGHTLDIPDSFSLGDLPLADPKFGRSDQVDILIGGDIYPQILLGGVRQNVLGSLVAQETIFGWILTGPISDSSPGTFTTCVSFCTAVELDRLLERFWLVEEPPKVFKYSPDDEYCEDVYKSTTTRLPDGRYVVSLPFRPQFANGKGLGLSRTKAYRQFLRNEVSLCNKPEFKSTYDGVLDEYVLLGHMTEIPKIQEDLNSFYLPHHAVIKPESTSTKVRVVFNASCKTSTGLSLNDTLYPGPILQNDLLLLIIRWRFYRFVFNGDIEKMYRQIWLHKEHTRFQRIVFRKDPKAVLKDFELKTVTFGVNCAPFLAIRTLLQLASDVEKELPLAAKILRHMMYVDDALAGAHEVTLAIAARDQLIQALSSAGFSMRKWTANDEKILQGLPSGHRLSENFLEIEDESNAKTLGIRWNAKGDFFYFSVKPIQMKLNFTKREVLSIIASLFDPAGWLGPVIVVAKILMQQIWGEGIGWDQELTERSHNMWNQFICDYVSLNHIRIPRWVGFHPSAQVELHGFSDASEKAYGACIYVRVVDGGSVQAHLLLAKSRVAPLKIVSLPRLELCGALLLADLMGVVRIDLCLDEKNTKFYCWSDSMIVLAWLQKPPSSWTTFVANRVSKILDKVGKDNWRHVRSECNPADLISRGVRPQDLIDETLWWQGPSWLQSPNSQWDKSNVDFATEEEERKVKLFSTFIKDYEEILDRFSSYARALRVMAYVFRFIDCLNGRRNFSQTSVSSEELQLSKERLVVVAQKVYFTDDYYRLLNNQSISNRSHLLCLNPFIDPKGLMRVGGRLDNATSLSYSEKHPLILPYNCRISRLLIVFVHQMTLHGGNQLMLRVLRTEFWIPRVKNLIRWAINRCRICSIMAKKTRCQLMASLPVSRTILDRAFTRTGVDFAGPYDIKNYTGRACLITKGYVCLFICFATRAVHLEAVSDLSSTTFLAAFSRFVSRRGCPKEMYSDNGTNFVGASKTLKSEFREFLKVIGPQLTGSYATQGISWHFNPASAPHMGGLWEAGVKSFKHHFRRIAGSLKYTFEEFSTLLARIEACLNSRPLCPISDDVSCLDALTPGHFLIGGPILAPPEPDIREAPESIVNRWQRVKALNQLLCLRWKNEYLKELTRRNKWKNPDDNVKVEDMVVIKEDNIPPNEWRLGRVTKVLPGVDQLVRVVEVKTERGLIVRPVVKLVVLPSN from the coding sequence ATGGCAGAgtcgaaatttttcattaaatttaggAAACTTGTGGCAGTATTCCTCGATTTCGAGAATGAATACAATGCTACGAACAACGACGATCATACCATGTTTACTGTGGAACTGCGGAAGGCAGAACTTAACAGGCTTTGGAATAGGATAAACACAGCTTATGAGAGTTTCAGTGTTGAATGCGATGGGTCGGAGAATGAAGAAGAGGCTTCACGTTTATATAGGCAGTGTAGAGAAGCCTACATCAGTTGTGCAGCACAAATGGGTGAGTTGTCCCAGTCATTCGCTAACCATTCCACTTTGTCGTCAACAATGGCTAGTCCTCACCAAGTCCAACGGAGAGAACCTTTGGAAAATAGATTTTTGGACCATCGTTTGCGTTTGCCACCCTGCACCACTGAAGTTTTTCACGGTGACTACTTGTCATGGCCTTCGTTTAGAGATATGTTTACAGCCGTATACATTGATTGTAAATCCATTACACCTGTTGAGAAGCTGTTCTATTTGCGTCAAAGTACTCAGGGGGAGGCTTTggaaatagttaaaaaatccCCTTTGACGAATGATGGGTTTGAGAACGCATGGTCCAATCTTAAAAGTCGATATGAGAACAAGAGAATATTGGTCAATAGTCAGTTGAAGATTCTTTTTAATCTTGGATCGGTTAAATCCGAGTCAGCAGGGGAGATAAATCGCCTTCAGCGGGACATCAATAATTGTATTACCGCTTTGAAATTGCATGAAATCGATATACACAGTTGGGAtccaatttttgtatttttgtgctCAACCAAGTTACCAACTAATACTTTATCGCTTTGGGAGCAGACTGTTAGAAATAAGACGGAGATTTCAAAGTGGTCGGATCTGGACGATTTTCTGACAGCTAGATTCCAGTCTTTGGAAACAGTGTATGACCTGACACATTCCCATGAGGTTAAACCGACGGATACAAAGGATTCTCACGAAGCTTCCCGGTCCAGCAGCAAGGTAAAGTCGTACCAGACTAATATGGATAAAAGATTGTGTTTTGTGTGTTCACAAGATCATGTTGTGAAGTCCTGCCCAAGGTTTTTAGAAATGAATCAAGAGCAAAGGTTTATTACTGTGAAAAGGAATAATCTTTGTTTGAATTGCTTCAGCAGTAATCATAAGCTAAATCAGTGTACAAGCAAATTTAGTTGCTCGAAATGCAAATTGAGGCATCACACTCTCTTGCATAAAGAATCTAGACAGCTGGATACTGAAGACATGGTGAATTTGGAGGCTCAGCCTGGTACGAGTCGGTTTGCGGCCCAGAACGCTGCGAGTGATGAATCCAGGGTACAAAATTGTTTCGTATCTACTCGGAAGCAGGTGCTTTTGGGGACGGCCATTGTTCACATTGAGGTTAATGGAACTGTTTTCTCGGCAAGGGCGTTGATTGATTCTGGCTCTCAGGCTACATTTATTTCCGAGAAACTACAACGACGACTTAATCTCCCTGTAAGAAAGGTCAATGCCAGGGTGTCAGGTTTAAATAATGCATTAGCGGGATCAGCGGAGAAACAATGTGAATTTTCTTTGAAGTCTCCTCATAATGTGGGTTTTGAGGTGCAAGTTTCTAGTTTAGTTCTGCCACGATTAACGGGACGTCTGCCTGGTCACACTCTTGACATTCCAGATTCCTTTTCGTTGGGCGATCTTCCTTTGGCCGACCCGAAATTCGGTAGGAGTGATCAAGTGGACATATTAATTGGCGGTGATATCTATCCTCAGATCTTGCTGGGTGGTGTTCGGCAAAACGTACTCGGGTCTCTTGTGGCCCAGGAAACTATTTTTGGCTGGATACTTACAGGGCCGATTTCTGACTCAAGTCCTGGGACATTTACTACCTGTGTCTCATTTTGCACTGCGGTCGAGCTAGACAGGCTTTTGGAGAGATTTTGGTTAGTAGAGGAACCACCCAAGGTTTTCAAATACAGTCCAGATGATGAATATTGTGAAGACGTCTACAAAAGTACTACTACAAGGTTGCCGGATGGTCGATATGTTGTATCGCTACCTTTTAGACCTCAATTTGCAAATGGGAAGGGTCTTGGTCTTTCCAGGACGAAGGCGTATCGCCAGTTTTTGAGAAATGAGGTGTCATTGTGTAATAAACCGGAATTTAAGTCCACATATGACGGTGTCCTTGATGAATATGTGCTATTAGGCCATATGACGGAGATCCCTAAAATTCAAGaggatttgaattctttttaTCTTCCCCATCATGCAGTAATTAAACCTGAGAGCACTTCCACAAAGGTAAGGGTAGTCTTTAATGCCTCTTGTAAAACTTCCACCGGCTTGAGTTTAAACGACACTTTGTACCCTGGTCCCATTCTGCAAAATGACCTACTGTTGTTGATAATACGATGGCGTTTTTATCGGTTTGTTTTTAATGGGGACATCGAGAAGATGTACCGTCAAATTTGGCTACATAAGGAACATACAAGATTCCAGAGAATAGTTTTTCGCAAGGATCCCAAGGCTGTTTTAAAAGATTTTGAGTTAAAAACTGTAACATTTGGTGTTAATTGTGCACCATTTTTGGCCATTAGAACCCTGTTACAGTTGGCCTCAGATGTTGAGAAGGAGCTGCCTTTGGCAGCTAAGATATTGCGTCATATGATGTATGTGGATGATGCTCTCGCGGGAGCACACGAAGTGACACTGGCTATAGCGGCTAGGGACCAATTGATTCAAGCCTTGTCCTCTGCTGGGTTTTCTATGAGGAAGTGGACCGCGAATGATGAAAAAATTCTGCAGGGATTACCATCTGGCCACCGTCTTAGTGagaattttttggaaatcgAAGACGAGAGTAATGCCAAGACGTTGGGTATAAGGTGGAACGCCAAGGGTGATTTCTTCTATTTTTCAGTCAAGCCAATTCAAATGAAGCTGAATTTTACGAAAAGAGAAGTTTTATCTATAATTGCCAGTTTATTTGATCCTGCTGGTTGGCTTGGTCccgttattgttgttgccaaGATCTTGATGCAGCAGATTTGGGGTGAAGGAATTGGTTGGGACCAGGAATTGACTGAGAGGAGCCACAATATGTGGAATCAGTTTATTTGTGACTATGTGTCATTGAATCACATTAGGATTCCAAGGTGGGTGGGGTTTCACCCTAGCGCTCAAGTAGAACTTCATGGATTTTCGGACGCTTCAGAAAAGGCTTATGGAGCTTGCATTTATGTACGAGTTGTGGATGGTGGATCCGTACAGGCTCATTTATTACTGGCTAAATCGAGGGTAGCCCCTCTGAAGATTGTTTCGCTGCCGAGGTTAGAACTTTGCGGAGCTCTTTTGTTGGCAGATTTAATGGGAGTCGTTAGAATCGATTTGTGTTTAGATGAGAAGAACACTAAATTTTATTGTTGGTCCGACTCTATGATTGTTCTTGCTTGGCTCCAAAAACCACCTAGCTCATGGACGACCTTTGTTGCAAATAGGGTGTCGAAAATTCTTGATAAGGTTGGAAAGGACAACTGGAGACATGTCCGATCAGAGTGTAATCCTGCTGACCTGATTAGCAGGGGTGTTCGCCCTCAAGATCTTATAGATGAGACCCTATGGTGGCAGGGACCGTCTTGGCTACAATCTCCTAATAGCCAGTGGGACAAGAGCAACGTTGACTTTGCTACAGAGGAGGAGGAACGGAAGGTGAAACTCTTCTCAACTTTCATTAAGGATTATGAGGAAATTCTTGACAGGTTCTCATCCTATGCCAGGGCATTGCGTGTAATGGCTTATGTTTTTCGGTTCATTGACTGTTTAAATGGCCGGAGGAATTTTTCGCAGACATCAGTGAGTTCGGAGGAGCTCCAGCTTTCGAAAGAACgtctggttgttgttgcccaAAAGGTTTATTTCACTGACGATTACTATAGATTGTTGAATAATCAATCGATTTCAAATAGAAGTCATTTACTTTGCTTAAACCCATTTATTGATCCGAAGGGCCTGATGCGCGTTGGCGGCCGGCTGGATAATGCCACTTCTCTGTCGTATAGTGAAAAGCATCCTTTGATTTTGCCCTATAACTGTAGAATATCGAGGCTTCTGATAGTCTTCGTACATCAAATGACGCTGCATGGTGGTAATCAATTGATGCTTAGAGTTTTGAGAACGGAATTTTGGATACCCCGGGTTAAGAATTTGATTCGATGGGCCATAAATCGTTGTAGAATTTGTTCAATAATGGCAAAAAAGACACGTTGTCAGTTAATGGCGTCTTTGCCAGTCTCTAGAACAATACTTGACAGGGCCTTTACTCGAACTGGTGTGGATTTCGCAGGGCCATATGATATAAAGAACTATACAGGTCGAGCATGTTTGATAACGAAAGGATACGTGTGTCTTTTTATATGTTTTGCCACAAGGGCTGTCCATTTAGAAGCAGTTAGTGACTTATCGTCAACAACCTTCTTGGCAGCTTTCTCCCGTTTTGTTTCCCGCCGGGGTTGCCCCAAGGAAATGTATTCGGACAACGGCACTAATTTCGTTGGAGCTTCGAAGACTTTGAAATCCGAGTTTCGGGAATTTCTTAAGGTGATTGGCCCTCAACTAACGGGATCATATGCGACACAGGGCATCAGTTGGCATTTTAATCCAGCAAGCGCACCACATATGGGCGGTTTGTGGGAGGCTGGAGTGAAATCTTTCAAGCATCACTTTAGAAGAATAGCGGGTAGTCTTAAATACACCTTCGAAGAATTTTCAACACTCTTGGCCCGTATTGAGGCTTGCCTAAATTCGCGGCCACTTTGTCCTATATCTGATGATGTATCTTGTTTGGACGCGCTGACACCAGGACATTTTTTGATAGGTGGGCCCATTTTAGCTCCCCCCGAACCAGACATTCGAGAGGCACCTGAATCAATTGTCAACCGTTGGCAAAGGGTTAAGGCTTTAAATCAGCTCTTGTGTCTCCGGTGGAAGAATGAATACTTGAAGGAACTAACGAGAAGAAATAAGTGGAAAAATCCTGACGACAATGTGAAAGTGGAGGATATGGTAGTTATTAAGGAGGACAACATCCCACCGAATGAATGGAGATTAGGTCGTGTCACTAAGGTGTTACCAGGCGTCGATCAGCTGGTGCGTGTTGTAGAGGTCAAGACCGAACGTGGCCTGATAGTGAGGCCAGTAGTAAAACTGGTCGTCCTACCCTCTAATTAG